From Fretibacterium sp. OH1220_COT-178:
TCTTCTCACTCCGGAGAACCTCCCTTGGCCCCGTAGAGGGCGTTGGTTCGTTTGGGGCTCCGTGCGGCGCCGCACGGAGATTTCGGCGTCCTCATGGGCGATGCCGGTCCGCTACGCGAGCGCTTCCGAGGCGTGGGTAACGCGGCCCCCGCACAGGGTCATGGCGATGCCGATATCGGCCAGGTCGCTCGCGGGCACCATGAAGGGATCCTGTTCCAGGACCACGAGGTCCGCGTCGCGTCCCGGGAGGATCTCCCCGCGGCGCTTCTCGTTGTGTCCGTTCCAGGCCCCGTTCCACGTGTAGGTACCGATGGCCTCGGCCACGGAAAGGCGCTCCTCCGGGACCCAGCCCGCCGCCTCAAAGCCCGGCGCGGCGCGGGTCACGGCCGCATGGATTCCCCGCATCGGGCGGAGGGACTCGATAGGCGCGTCGGAGCCGGAGGAGAGCACGATGCCCTTGCGCAGCATCGTGTGCCAACGGTAGCTCCGCTCGGCGCGCGCCCTGCCCAGCCGCTCCACGGCCATGGCGTGGTCGGACGGGACGAAACACGGCTGAACGGCCGCGCCCAGACGAAGCCGCTTCATCCGCTCGAGTTGCTGGTCGTCCGCGATCTGGGCGTGGACGATCAAGTGGCGTGCCGACAGAGGACGCTGTTCCGCAGCACGTTCGAAGGCGTCCAGACACATCTCGAGGGCCCCGTCTCCGATGGCGTGAATCGCGATCTGCATCCCCGCGAGGTGGGCGGTGAGGACCAGGTCGTTCAGCTCGTCCCGATCGAACAACGCCAGGCCCCTTTCGCCGGCGGCATCCGTGTAGTCGTCCTTGAGAAAAGCGGTGCGTCCGCCCAGGGATCCGTCGCAGAGCAGCTTCAGGGGGCCGATCTGGCACAGAGGTACCCCGTCTCCGGAACGCCAGCCCTCGGACAAAAAGTCCAGCAACAGCTGCTTGTCGGAGAGAAGAAGCTGGCGGCGGACCCGGAAGGGGAGGTCGCCGCTTCGGGCTGCCTCCATGAAGAACTCCTGAGATCGTCGGAAATCGAAGCCAAACATCGAGAGATCGTCGGAATGAATCTCGGTCAGACCGTAACTTGCGGCTTGTGGCCCGTAGAGGCGGAGCAGGCGGAACAGCTCCCCGTCATCCAATCCCGGGATGCAGCGGGCGATCAGGTCGAGAGCGTCCTCCTTGAGGATGCCGTTGGGCTCCCCGTCGTCGCCGATCTCGATCACCCCGGCCTCCACACGGGTGTTGCGCGTGATGCCCGCGGCCCTCAACGCGGCCGAATTGACGACGGCGATGTGGCCGCAGATCCGCCTCAGATAGACGGGGGTGTCGGGGATGACGGAATCGAGGTCGTGCTTCGTGGGCATGATGTTGTCCATGAGGGTGTGGTTCCAGCCGTGCCCCTGATACCAGCCGCCGACGGGGCTGGGGTGTTGCCGGGCGAAGGACCGAAGCGCCTCTCGAAGCTCGAGCGCGGAGCGGCAGCCTCCCAGCCGGATCGCCTCTCGGGACTGTGCCCACGCCAGGAAGTGTGCGTGAGAATCGCTGAACCCCGGAAAGACGGAGCGTCCCTGGAGATCGATGATTTTCGTGTCGCAATGAAGCCCGATAGTCGAAGTCGCTCCGACCGATGCGATGCGGCCGGCCTCTATCAGCAGCGCCTCCGCAGGTCCTGCGGGGCTGTGGATTCTTCCATTGATCAATGCCGTCTGTTCTGCCTGTGGCATCCGCGCTCAGCCTCCTTGATCTCGTCCGTGTGGGGGACAGACCCCTTCATGAGCTCAAATCAATTATAGCGTAAACGGGCTTTGCGTCGGAGCACTCTTATCCGTTCGAGGGGCTCGGCCCGGATTCCATTGCCGGGGCGGATAATCCCGCCCCGCTTTCCGGGTACGGCCCCGGAGGAGAAGCGATGGCGGATTTGAGGGCGTTTTTCGTTTCTTTTTTCGGTTATTCGTGGTAATATTACAAACTATCCCCGCGCAATCGCGGGGATAGTTGTATGAGGAACAACGGCGCCGGAGTTCGTGCTTCGGAGGTCGGGGCATTTCGGTCCGGGGTCGTATGCGGACGGACAAATCTTCAGAGGTGGAATCACCAGGGGGCGGATTTGATGTGCAAGGATTGCAAGGACTATAAGGATACGTTGAATCTTCCCGTCACGAACTTCCCCATGAGGGCCAACCTGGCGAAGCGGGAGCCCGATTTTTTGAAGTTCTGGCGGGAGAACGACACGTACCATAAGGCCGTGGAGGCCAGAAAGGGCTCGGGCGAGCGTTTTGTCCTGCACGACGGGCCGCCCTACGCCAACGGCAACATTCATATCGGCACCGCCTTCAACAAAATCCTGAAGGATTTCATTCCCAAGTTCAAGACGATGACGGGCCGCTATGCGCCCTACGTTCCGGGATGGGACACGCACGGCCTGCCCATCGAGCTGCGGGCGCTGAAGGACGCGGAGCTCTCCCAGGAGGGCCTGGACCCCGTGGAGCTCCGCAGGAAGTGCACGGAGACGGCGTGGCACTACCTGGACGTCCAGCGCGAGGAGTTCAAGCGGCTGGGCGTCTTCGGGGAGTGGGAAAAGCCCTACGTCACCCTCGATCCCGGCTTCGAGGCTCTGGAGCTGAACGCCTTCGCCGACATGGTGGAGAGGGATCTGATCTATCGGGGGCGCAAGCCCGTCTACTGGTGCATCGACTGTCAGACGGCCCTGGCGACGGCCGAGATCGAGTACTGGGACGAATCCTCGCCCTCCGTCTATGTGGCCTACCCCATGCCCAAGGCGGCCGAGAAGTTTCCCCGGCTTGCGGGCCGGGACGTCAACGTCGTCATCTGGACGACGACGCCCTGGACGCTCGCCGCGAGCATGGCCGTGGCTCTGCATCCGCAGTACGAGTACGGTTTTTACGACTGCGGGGACAAGGTTTACCTCCTCGCCGTCGGCCTGAAGGATGCGGTCTTCGCCGCGACGGGGCTGAAGGGCGGCGAACTGCTGTTCTCGGTCAAGGGGGCGGAGCTGGAGAACCTTCCGGCCGTCCATCCCTTCTACGACGATCGGAACGTCCCGCTCGTCCTGGCGGACTACGTCATGCTGGACTCCGGTACGGGCTGCGTCCACACGGCGCCGGGGCACGGCGTTGAGGACTACGAGACCGGCGTCCGCTGCGGCATCGACATCTACAATCCGGTGGACGATGCGGGGGTCTACCTGAAGGACACCCCGCTCCTCGGCGGCCTGTCCATCGAGGAGGGGGGCAAAAGGGCTCTGGCCATGATCGAGGAGCGCGGCCGCCTTCTGGGCAGCGGATCGATCATGCACAGCTATCCTCATTGCTGGCGCTGCAAGAAACCGGTGATCTTCCGCGCGACCGACCAGTGGTTCATCGCCGTCTCCAAATTCAGGGACAAGGCGCTCGAGGTGATCGACGGCGAGGTCCGGTGGATCCCCGACTGGGGCCGCGACCGCATCTACAACATGGTGCGCGACCGGTCGGACTGGTGCATCAGCCGCCAGAGGATCTGGGGGGTGCCCGTCCCCGCGCTCAAGTGCCGGGACTGCGGGGAGCACAGCCTGACTCCCGACCGCATCAGAACCTTTGCCGAGCGTGTGGGGGAGAGTCCCGAGGGCTCCTCCATCTGGTGGAGCCGGACGATGGACGAGCTCTTCGGCGACCGTGCCGTGTGCGATGCCTGCGGTTCCCGCAACGTGGAGCCGGACGGCAATATCCTGGACGTGTGGTTCGACTCCGGCGTGACGCACATGGCCGTGCTGAACGACCGTTTCGGGCTCAGCTGGCCGACGGAGATGTACCTCGAGGGCAGCGACCAGCACCGCGGGTGGTTCCAGTCCTCGCTCCTGACTGCCGTTGCCGTGAAGGAACATGCGCCCTACCGGAACGTCCTGACCCACGGCTTCATCCTGGACGGCGAGGGACGCAAGATGTCCAAATCGCTGGGGAACGTCGTGCTGCCCCAGGAGGTCGTGGACAAGTACGGGGCGGACATCCTGCGTCTGTGGGTGGCCTCCACCGATTATCGCAACGATGTCCGCATCTCCGAGACCATCATGAAGTCCCTGTCGGAGACGTACCGGCGCATCCGCAACACGGCCCGCTTTCTGCTGGGCAACCTGCACGGATTCGATCCCCGCAAGGACGCTCTGCCCTACGACAGGCTCCTCTCGATGGACCGCTGGATTCTGGACCGTCTGCACCGCGTGATCGGAAAGACGTTCGAGGCCTTCGAGGAGTACGAGTTCCACATTCCGACGAGCGCCATCCATTCGCTGTGCGTCAACGAACTGAGTGCGTTCTATCTGGACGTCAGCAAGGATCGGCTTTACGTGGAGGGGCAGAACTCCCTGACGCGCCGCAGCGCTCAGACGGCGATGTGGGAGGTCCTCTCGGCCCTCACGCGGATGCTGGCTCCGATCCTGAGCTTTACTGCCGAGGAGATCTGGCAGGAGATGCGCACCATCGATGCCTCGCTGCCCGAGAGCGTGTTCCTGGCGGATTTCCCGGTGGCGGATGCCTCCCGCGTCGACGATGCGCTGGCCGCCCTCTGGGAGGAGGCCCTGAAGCTTCGCGGGGCGGTGAGCCGGATGCTCGAGGGGCTGCGCGCCGCGAAGACCATCGGCACCTCCCTGGAGGCCACCGTTCAGGTCAAGCGCTCG
This genomic window contains:
- a CDS encoding amidohydrolase encodes the protein MPQAEQTALINGRIHSPAGPAEALLIEAGRIASVGATSTIGLHCDTKIIDLQGRSVFPGFSDSHAHFLAWAQSREAIRLGGCRSALELREALRSFARQHPSPVGGWYQGHGWNHTLMDNIMPTKHDLDSVIPDTPVYLRRICGHIAVVNSAALRAAGITRNTRVEAGVIEIGDDGEPNGILKEDALDLIARCIPGLDDGELFRLLRLYGPQAASYGLTEIHSDDLSMFGFDFRRSQEFFMEAARSGDLPFRVRRQLLLSDKQLLLDFLSEGWRSGDGVPLCQIGPLKLLCDGSLGGRTAFLKDDYTDAAGERGLALFDRDELNDLVLTAHLAGMQIAIHAIGDGALEMCLDAFERAAEQRPLSARHLIVHAQIADDQQLERMKRLRLGAAVQPCFVPSDHAMAVERLGRARAERSYRWHTMLRKGIVLSSGSDAPIESLRPMRGIHAAVTRAAPGFEAAGWVPEERLSVAEAIGTYTWNGAWNGHNEKRRGEILPGRDADLVVLEQDPFMVPASDLADIGIAMTLCGGRVTHASEALA
- the ileS gene encoding isoleucine--tRNA ligase — translated: MCKDCKDYKDTLNLPVTNFPMRANLAKREPDFLKFWRENDTYHKAVEARKGSGERFVLHDGPPYANGNIHIGTAFNKILKDFIPKFKTMTGRYAPYVPGWDTHGLPIELRALKDAELSQEGLDPVELRRKCTETAWHYLDVQREEFKRLGVFGEWEKPYVTLDPGFEALELNAFADMVERDLIYRGRKPVYWCIDCQTALATAEIEYWDESSPSVYVAYPMPKAAEKFPRLAGRDVNVVIWTTTPWTLAASMAVALHPQYEYGFYDCGDKVYLLAVGLKDAVFAATGLKGGELLFSVKGAELENLPAVHPFYDDRNVPLVLADYVMLDSGTGCVHTAPGHGVEDYETGVRCGIDIYNPVDDAGVYLKDTPLLGGLSIEEGGKRALAMIEERGRLLGSGSIMHSYPHCWRCKKPVIFRATDQWFIAVSKFRDKALEVIDGEVRWIPDWGRDRIYNMVRDRSDWCISRQRIWGVPVPALKCRDCGEHSLTPDRIRTFAERVGESPEGSSIWWSRTMDELFGDRAVCDACGSRNVEPDGNILDVWFDSGVTHMAVLNDRFGLSWPTEMYLEGSDQHRGWFQSSLLTAVAVKEHAPYRNVLTHGFILDGEGRKMSKSLGNVVLPQEVVDKYGADILRLWVASTDYRNDVRISETIMKSLSETYRRIRNTARFLLGNLHGFDPRKDALPYDRLLSMDRWILDRLHRVIGKTFEAFEEYEFHIPTSAIHSLCVNELSAFYLDVSKDRLYVEGQNSLTRRSAQTAMWEVLSALTRMLAPILSFTAEEIWQEMRTIDASLPESVFLADFPVADASRVDDALAALWEEALKLRGAVSRMLEGLRAAKTIGTSLEATVQVKRSESVERVASAFSGQELADLVIVSRFEWVDSPNLGTPFKDEETGLEMAAAFTSGVKCPRCWKYSESTVEDGLCPRCAEVLRDA